From Apium graveolens cultivar Ventura chromosome 9, ASM990537v1, whole genome shotgun sequence, the proteins below share one genomic window:
- the LOC141685452 gene encoding uncharacterized protein LOC141685452 — translation MRSPRRVKDVQSLTGRVAALNRFVSKSSDKCQEFFKAIKGVGRNFKWTEECEEAFQNIKKHLSSPPMLSNPKAGETLILYLAVSDFAISAVLVREEDGVQLPVYYVSKRLADAETRYTSLEKLAYALILASRKLRPYFQAHKIEVRTSYPLRQVMHRPESSGQILKWTVELGQFEVDYKPRTAIKGQALADFVLEFPPHQEVEPGALVVIPSTEDVGRERQNSAPWWSLYVDGASNGDGAGAGIELISPEAHKIRRATHLAFHATNNDAEYEALINGLKLALEMKVKNLNVFSDSMIVVYQINGGYQAKGLRTELYLKCAQRIIARFNDVRLELIPCGQNEGADELAKLGSRRESTLLGTVPLDIQRQPSVPEHEVGSLSNELGPTWMTSILAYIREGSLPDEKNEVRRIKYKAARYVIYDEILYRRGFNVPLLKCIHGEECNYILREVHEGICGNHSGEAEPLATITARKLRDFVYRAIVCRYGIPYKLISDNGK, via the exons ATGAGATCCCCTCGACGGGTGAAGGATGTTCAAAGCTTAACGGGACGAGTGGCTGCCTTAAACCGCTTCGTCTCAAAATCCTCCGATAAATGCCAAGAGTTCTTCAAAGCAATCAAAGGAGTGGGAAGGAACTTTAAGTGGACCGAAGAATGTGAGGAAGCCTTTCAGAACATAAAGAAGCATCTCAGTAGCCCTCCAATGTTGTCCAACCCAAAGGCAGGAGAAACTTTGATCCTATACTTGGCCGTCTCCGACTTTGCAATAAGTGCAGTATTAGTCCGAGAGGAGGATGGTGTCCAGCTCCCggtatattatgtgagtaaaaggCTAGCCGATGCCGAGACTCGATACACAAGCCTCGAAAAGCTAGCGTATGCTCTGATTCTGGCCTCCCGAAAACTCAGGCCCTATTTTCAGGCACATAAGATAGAAGTGCGAACCTCCTACCCCCTCAGACAAGTGATGCATAGACCAGAGTCTTCTGGTCAAATATTGAAGTGGACGGTTGAGCTCGGCCAATtcgaggtggattataagccaagGACTGCGATCAAAGGCCAAGCCCTGGCCGATTTTGTGCTAGAATTTCCCCCACATCAAGAAGTGGAGCCGGGAGCCCTTGTTGTTATACCTAGCACAGAAGATGTTGGACGGGAGAGACAAAATAGTGCCCCATGGTGGAGCCTATATGTGGATGGTGCCTCTAACGGTGATGGAGCAGGAGCTGGAATCGAGCTAATCAGCCCAGAGGCTCACAAGATCAGACGTGCGACCCATCTGGCCTTTCAtgcaaccaacaatgatgctgagtatgaggccTTGATCAACGGTCTCAAGCTAGCTTTGGAAATGAAGGTCAAGAATTTGAATGTGTTTAGTGACTCCATGATTGTGGTCTATCAGATAAATGGGGGGTATCAAGCTAAGGGGCTAAGAACAGAGCTTTACCTGAAGTGCGCACAGAGGATAATCGCAAGATTCAACGATGTGAGGCTGGAACTAATCCCGTGTGGGCAGAATGAAGGCGCGGACGAGCTAGCTAAGCTCGGCTCACGCCGCGAGAGCACTTTGCTAGGGACCGTGCCCCTTGATATACAGAGGCAACCTAGTGTGCCCGAGCACGAGGTGGGCAGCCTCAGTAATGAGCTCGGCCCCACGTGGATGACATCTATTCTAGCATACATAAGAGAAGGTTCACTTCCGGATGAAAAGAACGAGGTAAGGAGGATAAAATACAAAGCAGCCCGCTATGTGATATACGACGAGATTCTATACAGAAGAGGGTTCAATGTTCCTCTTCTCAAATGCATACATGGGGAGGAATGCAACTACATCCTAAGGGAAGTACACGAGGgcatttgtggcaatcactcggggg aggcCGAGCCCCTAGCCACTATCACAGCGAGAAAGCTCAGGGATTTTGTATACAGGGCTATTGTATGTCGCTATGGCATCCCTTACAAGCTGATATCTGACAATGGGAAATAA